A window of Bacteroidota bacterium genomic DNA:
AAGTTCCCACTATGCATTGTCAATAAAAAAACCGGCCCTGAATCAGGACCGGCTGGGAATTATGAAAAAGCTAAATTTATTTGGTTGGTGGCAGGATAACCTGGTCGATCACGTGAATGACGCCATTGGCTCCCTGTACATCCACTGCAATAACTTTGGCACTACCGTTTAGAACAACACCCATGGAACCAACTTCTACATTGATATTTGCCCCGTTCAGAGAAGGAATAACTCCTGTCGACACCATATCCGAACGAACATTTCCGTTGGCCACGTGATACAGGAGTATTGGTGTTAATTGTTCGGCCGTTAAGTCGGCTATTCCCGACACGCCCAATACTGAGAATAAAGCCTGGAAAGCATCGTTTGTCGGTGCAAAGACCGTGAACGGACCCGGTGCATTCAGAGCATCCACCAATCCTGCTTTTACAACTGCTTCAACAAGAATGCTGAAGGTTGTATTGCTGATGGCCAGATCAACCACTGTAGGAGGTAACAATACCCTGTCGATCACATGAATAACGCCATTCGATGCCAT
This region includes:
- a CDS encoding fasciclin domain-containing protein, which encodes SCDKDDDNDVQPAPVPQEKTVVDVAVNDNNFSILVEALQKANLVQALEGAGPFTVFAPTNDAFNQLFNALGVSGINDLTAETLTPILLYHVLGVKAESGSLNSGYFETLNTFGPDGNSVQLYVNVSKGVVLNGNTNVTAADVMASNGVIHVIDRVLLPPTVVDLAISNTTFSILVEAVVKAGLVDALNAPGPFTVFAPTNDAFQALFSVLGVSGIADLTAEQLTPILLYHVANGNVRSDMVSTGVIPSLNGANINVEVGSMGVVLNGSAKVIAVDVQGANGVIHVIDQVILPPTK